In Phycisphaerales bacterium, the sequence TCGTGAATCTCACGCTTGCGGGATTGCTCGCGGCGGGGCCATGGGTCGGCGTGCTCATCGGCGACCCGGCGCGATCGGCCTCGTCCCTGGGGCCCGTCCTGGGGCGCGTGGTCTTCGCGCTCGTCTTTGTTGCCGAGGTCGCGATGGTGGCGCTCATCATGCTCGCGCTCACGTGGATCGAGCAGCGCGGCATCCGGTTCTTCGCCGCCAAACGCGGATGGCGGCTCACGCGCGACGCGTCGTGGCAGGTCTGCGCCCACGCGAGCGTCGGATGGATCCTTGCGTCCGGGCTCGCGTTGCTCGGCATGGCGTCGCTCTACGCGATCCTGCTGGTGACGCATCGGGCGCCCACGTCCACCATCACGCTCAAGCCCTATGTCAACTACACGATCAACTCGAGCAGCGTGATCTACGCGATCATCATCGGCTCGGGGTTCTTCGCGGGGCTGCTGGTCTTCGAGTGCCTGGTGTACGTTGGCGTGCGATCGTGTCGATTTGCGAATCCGGCGAAACCGGCCACGCCACATCCAGCGTCCGCCGAGCCGATTTCGGCAGGACCGGCACCGAACACGTGACGCCGTCGTATCGGACGCCCTCCGAGCCCGCCCTAAGTCGCGACGATCATGCCGACAGATGCCGTCTGCGCCGGTTCGTGGCCGCTCGGCCTAGACTCGCCCCGACGCCATGGACACGGCCCCGGAGGAATCGTCGAAGGAAGGGAGTCTGGGGGACCGCGCCACCACCGCACCACCCAGCGACGCGTCATGGCTTGATGCCATGCTTCGCTCCTCCGTCCTGCGCCACAAGCACTTCCGAAACGTCTGGATCGCGTCGATCGTCTCCAACATCGGGAACTGGATGGAGATGATGGGCGTGCAGATGACCGTCGCGAAGGCGACCGGTTCTCTCACCTCTTTGGGCTACTTCGCCGCGGCCCAACTAGCGCCGATCCTAGTGCTGGGCCTGCTCGGCGGGATCGTGTCCGATCGTGTGAATCGGCGACGCCTGCTCGTCTTCACGCAGATGCTCCTCATGATCGTGGCGCTCGGGCTGACGATCCTGTCCTACACCGGCGGCGAACACCTCAACCAACTCGTCCCTGAGAAGGTCCCCGGCGGCGAGCACCGCGGGCTGATCGCCGGGATGTTCCTGCTCTCGCTGGTGCAGGGCATCGTGATGGCGTTCAATATCCCCGCGTGGCAGGTGCTCACGCCGAGGCTCGTGCCGCGCGATGAACTCACGCGCGCCATCACGCTCAACGGGATCCAGTTCAATCTCGCGCGCGTCATCGGGCCGGCGCTCGCGGGGTACGCCCTGCACCTGTGGGGCCCGACGCCCGTCTTCGCGCTGAACTCCGTGACGTTTCTGGCGATCGTGATCGCGGTCTGGTTCACGCCCGACGCGCCCGCGCCCGCGAATCCGCCGACTCACCCCTGGACGCAGATCACGCAGGCCTTCGGCTTCATCTTCAACAATCGCGGGCCGCTCGCCGTCTTCATCGCGATGGTGCTCATGAGTTTCCTCGCCGCTCCGCTCATCCGCATGCTCCCACTCGTCGTGATCGACGTGCTGGGGGTTTCCGAGGAGGCGTCAGATGGCGTGACGGGAATGCTGATGTCCATGCTGGGCGTTGGCGCCGTCGCCGCCGGGATCGGCATGCGATTCGTCCCCTCCTGGTATCCCAAGCACCACTTCATACCGCTCGCGCTCTTCGGCGCGGGGGCGAGCATCACGTTCTTCAGCATGACGACCACGATGCCCTTGGCGATTGCGAGCATGATCCTCGTGGGGGTGTTCTGGATCTTGGGATTCAACCCCGTCTGGGCGGCGATGCAGCACCTCGTCCCCGACAGCATGCGCGGACGCGTTCTCTCGGTCGCGAACGTGGCGGCGTTCGGCGCCAATGCGCTCGGGAATATCGCGGCTGGGTGGATCGGAGATGCTCTCTCCAAAGTGCTCGGCAGTCGAGCCGTCGGAACGTCCTTCGCGGAAGGCTCGCTCTCGATCCTTCTGACGATTGCCGGGCTGATCATGATCTTCTATCGCGTCCCGGAGATCGACGGGCTGACGCCC encodes:
- a CDS encoding MFS transporter, whose translation is MDTAPEESSKEGSLGDRATTAPPSDASWLDAMLRSSVLRHKHFRNVWIASIVSNIGNWMEMMGVQMTVAKATGSLTSLGYFAAAQLAPILVLGLLGGIVSDRVNRRRLLVFTQMLLMIVALGLTILSYTGGEHLNQLVPEKVPGGEHRGLIAGMFLLSLVQGIVMAFNIPAWQVLTPRLVPRDELTRAITLNGIQFNLARVIGPALAGYALHLWGPTPVFALNSVTFLAIVIAVWFTPDAPAPANPPTHPWTQITQAFGFIFNNRGPLAVFIAMVLMSFLAAPLIRMLPLVVIDVLGVSEEASDGVTGMLMSMLGVGAVAAGIGMRFVPSWYPKHHFIPLALFGAGASITFFSMTTTMPLAIASMILVGVFWILGFNPVWAAMQHLVPDSMRGRVLSVANVAAFGANALGNIAAGWIGDALSKVLGSRAVGTSFAEGSLSILLTIAGLIMIFYRVPEIDGLTPEHPEYKPRRSLIAGVLATAHRPRTGDPTTLAK